Proteins from a genomic interval of bacterium:
- a CDS encoding helix-turn-helix transcriptional regulator — MNELLIKIGSRIQRLRNEMRLSQERLAERAGLHPTYIGRIERGEVNPTITVLNKIASVLGMTITDLLSLPSAQEVVSKEESSTFEIIGLIERINPQHIDLLVRVLREILKWEKKM, encoded by the coding sequence ATGAATGAATTGTTAATCAAGATAGGAAGTAGAATACAAAGATTAAGGAATGAAATGAGGTTATCTCAAGAAAGATTGGCAGAAAGAGCTGGTTTACATCCAACATATATTGGGAGAATAGAAAGAGGAGAAGTAAATCCTACCATTACAGTTCTTAACAAAATTGCTTCTGTTTTAGGAATGACGATAACAGATCTTTTATCTCTTCCTTCTGCCCAAGAAGTTGTAAGTAAAGAAGAATCTTCTACCTTTGAGATTATAGGACTAATAGAAAGAATAAATCCACAACATATTGATTTACTCGTCAGAGTTCTAAGAGAGATTCTGAAGTGGGAAAAGAAGATGTAA